From Manihot esculenta cultivar AM560-2 chromosome 18, M.esculenta_v8, whole genome shotgun sequence:
CATATTACTAATTAACCCAGGTAAAtatgtaattgtttaattgggttaatacaaatagcaattagcatattcgtttatgttaaataattaattgatttgatttaaataattcactTGTTATTATTGATCAAATTTGGATTATTCTCTCTTAAaacagttaattaattaaatctacacgcttaATGGgattattaattaactaaaaattaatttaagtgctACGCAGATTAATTTAATCGTAaagaagaattggtgggattcgcttgtttgaacactataaccaaacaatagataattaaATGAACTATCTctttaatcaatgatcaattgcaAACCTCTCAATTTCGATTTCTTTAGCTGAGTtttcttcattaattatttgtttcataATTCCAATAgcattatttttttcttctttaattctcCTTAAAATCTATTTCTCCTTAAAATCTATTTCTCCAAACAACAATTttcttgttctttctttttgttttaaactGTTCTTCTTATTCTACTTGTCATTCAATTAAACAACTTTAAAGTCTATGTGAGATTGACACTCATTTACTCTATCtacaaaatcttttaatttaagaaacaagaaaattaGTTTTAATTGATGGATTCAACGCCCATTAAATTTTGGTGCAATTGCTAGGGACCTTTAAaaagtttgtttttatttttatgactaGGTCTGATAATAGTAGAATCCAGTTTGATTCAAAAATCGAGAAGACCACAAAATGGTTGAGAAAAGCAACcaagttgcaaaaacaggccaattTGGAAGCCTCTCAACTGCTTGGCCGAACCCCTCTACATGAGACCACCGAAGACCCCATGTCTTCAACACCAACCGAACCACCAGTTGAGCCCAACCGAAGAGACACGATAGCCGCAACTGTTGTCGAAGAgcaacctctttgcatcacatacccaATGTTAAACGCACTCCTGGAATTGCGAACAGGTATGATTCATATGTTATCAAAATTCTAAAGgttggagaatgaagacccacatcatcatctaaaagagttttacggggtttgttcaagtatgagaccaTAGGGGATAATTGACGAATAAATCAGGTTAGTAGCTTTTCCTTTTACTTTGATTGAATTTGCTAAAGATTGGCTCTACTATTTGCCCCCAAGATCAATCACCACTTGGGCGAAAATTAGAGACTTGTTTTTAGAAAGATTTTTTCCGGCATTTAAAGAATCATCTATAAGGAAGGAAATAAGTGGAATCAAACAAAGTAAAAATGAAACTCTCCATGAATATTGGAAAtgttataagaaattaattgcaagCTTTCCAAAATATGGAATCACTCCAAAACAAATCAACCTTCACTTCTATGAAGGACTTTTGCCATTAGAAAGGAGAATAATAGATTCTACtagtggaggatccattgcggAAATGAAACCTGAAAAAGGTAAAACTTTAATCTCAAAATTGGCTGCCAACTCTAGAATAGTATGGCCGAGATGAGGACATTCTTAGGAATGCGAATGAGgtaagtattgcatctttagattctaaaattttaCAACTTACCTTTGCAATTCAACAATTAGATGTAGAAAATAATGTATGGACTTGTGGCATTTACAAACAAGCCAACCATCCCACAGATATGTGTTCTACCCTTCAGGAAGGTGAGCAACAAGTTAATGACATTGGAAGGTTCAATGGACAACAAAAGAAGTATGATCCGTTTTCAAATACGTACAATCCAGGATCGAAAGGTCATCAGAATCTTAGTTATGAGAATAGACAACAAAATTTTCAGCCAAGACCAAATTATCAACCTGCAAAATCAAGTATGTCTCTAGAAGATATTGTACAATCTCTTGCTAATAGCACTCTTACTTTTCAATAAGAAACGAAATtgagcattcaaaatttggaAAATCAAGTGAGCCAACTTGCTACATCATTGAGCAAGCTGGAATCTTAAGGGAAATTGCCCTCCCAAACCGTTCCAAACCCAAAACAGAACACAAATGCAATTACATTACAAAGTGGGAAAGAATTGGTATAAGGCCCAAGACAGAACAACAAAATTGGTGCCAGAAGCAGAATTAGAAATTTCAGCAGAAAACCAGCCTCAGAAATCAGAGTAGAATATCCTGTAATTCAGGTAAACCATCCTCCTTTTCCTGAAAGACTTGCTCAATCCAAAAGGGaaagggaagaaaaagagatcttgGACATTTTTTGCAAAGTCCAGACCCCTTCCTGAAACCATAAAGCAAATACccaggtatgctaaatttctaaaatatctttgcaataataaaagaaaattgtatgggCATGAAAAGATTAAAGTAGGTGAAATAATGTCAGTTGTACTTCAAAGAAAATTACACAAAAATGTAAAGATAAGGGAATGTTTGCAATATCATGTAAAGTTGGTAACTTTGAAGTTAGGAAggcaatgtgtgatttaggagctTCCATAAATATTATGCCTCTGTCTGTTTATTTATCTTTAGATGCAGGACCTTTGAATCAAATTGGAATTACACTCCAACTCGCTGATAGATCAATAGTATATTCTAAGGGGCGTATTGGAGGATGTCTTGATTCAAGTGGAGAAGTTAATTTTTCCAactaactttttcttcttgGAAATGGAAGATGATAGTTCATCCAACTTTACCAATTTGTTGCTAGGGAGACCATTCCTCAGCACAGCTAGAACAAAGATTGAGGTACATGAAGGCACGCTCACGATGGAATTCAATGGAGAAGAGGTAAAAAATTTCTATGATGCAATGAAATATCCTGATGATAATTGTTCCATTTGCAGTATACACATTTGTGAGGGTCTCGCCCAAGAAGTGTTTGAACTAAGCAATGAAGACAAGTTGGAAGTGGTTCTAATCGAAAACTTGACAATGGACTATCTTAGCAATGGCACATCACAGTTTGATGAAGAAATAGTCCGCTCATTGGATGCTTTCAGCTACAAGGCATCGAAACTCGATTTAAAAACACTTTCAGCTCATTTGAAATATGCATTTTTAAAGAGTAATAACACACTTTCCGTCATAATCTCCTTCAAGTCGAATCCTTTAGAAGCAAGGAAGTTGATTTGAGTGCTGAATGAATACAAAGATGGTAGTAGATGAAGCTTAGCATGTCACTAAAAGTCCGGCCTAGGACAGCAAACAAGGGAACTAATTGGGAGGTAACCCAAGTGATCAagtataatttagccacatctATTTATTAAGGTAGATAGAAGTTGAGCTGGTAGTCTTTGATCCTTTGACATATTCAACAAATATCATTATTATTCATCTATGAAATTTTCAACACTGGGCTTGGACTACTGAAATcgacttttaaaataattttttctatatagTTTTCCATGCATCTCACTTTTGGATTCACCCAACAATTCTACCACCTGCTATCTGCCTCTTCACATGAAGTTCAACAAACCCAGAAACTTTTATGCACTTGTATATCTATTAgtgtttcttttcttctctcttaacTTTGGATGCCTTCGAGCCAATGCTTCATCTGGAAAAGAGATTGATCAACTTGCTTTGCACAAATTCAAACAAGGAATAATTAGTGATCCATATGGTGTCTTCAACTCATGGAATAATTCTCTTCATTTCTGCAACTGGACTGGAATCACATGTGGCCGTCGCCATCAAAGAGTCACCTCCTTGGTCTTAGAAGGGCATAATCTGGTTGGATCTATATCACCACATATTGGCAACCTCAGTTTTCTCAGATTCATCAACCTCCAAAACAACAGCTTCTATGGTGAAATTCCACAACAAGTTGGCAAGTTATTTCGACTACAAGAATTTCTTCTTGCAAATAATTCATTACAAGGTGAAATTCCATACAACTTGACTCGCTGCTCCCAACTTAAGATGATATATTTACAGCTGAATAATCTCACTGGAAAAATCCCAGCAGAAGTTGGTTATCTGACAAAGCTAGAGATGATTCAACTTAGTCGGAATAATCTGGTAGGAGAAATTCCACCTTCGGTAGGCAACCTTTCATCTCTTATGATATTTGCTGTTATGTTTAATAATTTAGAGGGAAGTATTCCAATTGAGTTGGGTCGATTAAAAAGCTTGAATATTTTCGCTGTTGGAGTTAATAGATTATCAGGTTTAATCCCTCCATCTCTTTTCAACATTACATCTTTGACTTATCTGGCAGTTACAAACAACCAACTTACTGGTAATCTCCCTGACAACATTTGCTTCACTCTCCCAAATCTTCAAAATGTCGTAATTGGTGGAAACTATTTCTCTGGCCCAATCCCAAATTCATTGTCCAATGCATCTCAGCTTCTAAGGGTTGATTTTTCTAGTAACAATTTTGTGGGACGAGTTCCCTCTAATCTTGGAAATTTACAGAGTCTGTTATGGCTGAACTTCGAGTTAAATAATCTTGGAAATAATTCTTCGAATGATTTGTTTTTCTTCACCTCCTTGACAAATTGTAGTAATCTAGAGACCTTGTCTATATACGATAATAATTTTGGAGGCGTTTTACCAAGCTCCGTAGCCAATTTTTCAACTAGCCTCATTAGGTTATATTTGGGAGTAAATGAAATCACTGGAGTTATTCCTGCGGCAATTGAAAATCTTGCCAACTTGATGGCATTGCATATGAACGAGAACCTCTTCACAGGTTTCATCCCTTCTCAGTTTGGAAAGCTTCAAAATTTGCAGTCACTATTTTTAAGTTATAATCAATTGTCAGGTCAAATTCCCTCCACCATTGGTAACCTCACTCAATTATCTGTTCTTGTGCTGTCAGGAAACAAATTAGAAGGAAGCATTCCTTCAAGTATTAGAAATTGCCAACATTTGTACAGTCTATATGTTGCAGAAAATAGACTAAGTGGAGAGTTGCCTAAGGAAGTTTTAGGACTTTCTTCCTTATCAAAATCATTAAACTTATCTCTAAACTCTTTCAGTGGGAACTTACCAACAGAAGTGGGAAAGCTTAAAAATGTAAATATGCTGGATATCTCCGAAAATAATCTTTCAGGCGAAATTCCCAAAGCTATTGGTGATTGTGTGAGCCTAGAATATCTTTATATGCGAGGAAATTTTTTCCAAGGAACCATCCCTTCATCATTAGCTTCCCTTAAAAGCCTTCAACGATTAGATCTTTCACGAAACAACTTGTCTGGACAAATACCCAAAGATCTCCAAGAAATCCCTTACCTTCATCTCTTGAATCTTTCTTTCCATGATCTTGAAGGAGAGTTACCAAAAAGAGGAGTATTTGCTAATGTCAGTGCGTTGTCACTGATTGGGAATAACAAGCTTTGTGGTGGTGTCCCAGAACTCGGTTTGCCAGATTGCCCGACTGGAATCATGAAGAAAGTGAAATTCCATGCTATTAAGCTATTAGTCATAATTGCTTGTGTGGTTCTATTTGTGCTTTTGATTCTCatcctttttcttattctttggaTGAGAAAACTAAGAACCAAGCCTTCTTTTGCACCCTTAGAGACAAACCACTGTTAGTTATTAAActtgttttgtttattttatttgctgTCATAAGCTTCTGCTAAAAAATTGCAGCAGTAAGCatttagttttatttgtttgttatttCTCCATAATGTTAGGATTAGTTTGTTATGAggttgaactagtttttaggaaGTGGAATTAGTGGAAGTAGTGATAGCTGAATTATAGCAGAACCtgttttgtttttctattatataaaGAAAACGGTGTCAGTTGCATTGGTGCAACACACCACAAAAAGATTGAAAATATTGAGAGTCTTTGCTTGttctttatttctatttttgctaacatttggtatcagagccacaaGATCAAGGCCTGTTTTCGTTGATGTCTCATTTAGAAATTGAGCGATCAAGAAGAGAGCAAAGAGAAAGAGAACAAAAacaaagagaagaaaagagtGATACTGGAGATGGTACCTCGAATGAAGTAAGTGTGAGGATTCAAGAGAAGGAAGGGTCAGTCACGCTTAAATACCCAATGCTGACCAGAAGTAACTACGCAGCTTGGGCAATTAAGATGGAAGTTTTCATGATGGCACAGGGTGTTTGGGAAGCAATCGAAACACCTGAAATTGTAGATAGCCGCAGAGATAAGATGGTTTTGGCAGCCATTTATCAAAGCATAAGTGAAGATGTGCTGCTACAGCTGGGAGCCAAGAAAACTGCCAAGGAGGCATGGAACATGTTGAAAAACATGAATCTCGGTGCAGAAAAGGTGAAGGAGGTTCGAACGCAGACTCTCTGGCGTGAATTTGATGATCTCAAAATGGGTGACTCAGAAAGTGTTGATGAGTATTCTGGGAAACTCACTATCATTGTTAACAAATTAAGAGGCCTCGGAAATACTGTGGAGGACGTTAAAGTGGTAAAAAAACTTCTGCGATCTACCTCTGCAAAATTTCTTCAAATTACCTCTACAATTGAGGAGTTTAGTGATCTCAATTCGAAAACTGTCGATGAGATCATTGGATCCCTCAAAGCACATGAAGAAAGGTTGCAAGGTTTTGGAGATAAGGATGAGACTGTTCTTTTCACTCGTGCAGAATGGAAGGCACGAGAGAACTCAAATTCCTCGAAGAAAGAAGTAAGGGATCAAGGCAGTTCGCGAGGTGGCAGGGGTAGGGGTCGTGGAAGAGGAAGAGGCCGAGGAAGAAGTGATTCATACCAAGGAGCTGAAGGAGGGTCACAAACTCAGAAGAAAAAGTTTGATAAAAGTAAAATCAAATGCTACAGTTGTAAACAAATGGGGCACTTCGCATCGGAGTGTTCTAACAAGACTGAACAACTGAACCTGGCGGAAAAACAGAAGGATGAGGAGTCTTCACTGCTTATGATAGAAACGTGTGAAGTGCAAAACACACATGATGGACAAGCTGAGTTGGTGATGTTGAATGAAATGATCGTACCTCCACCTTCAAATACTGGAGCCGAAAATTCCTGGTTTTTGGATACAGGCGCGAGCAATCATATGTCTGGAGAAAGGAAGATGTTTCATAGGCTCGACACATCGATTGTGGGAAAGGTACGCTTTGGAGATAATTCTGTAATAGAAATCTGTGGTCGAGGGATAGTGCTCTTTAAATGTAAAACTAATGAGCACTTGATCTTGTCACAAGTTTATTACATACCCAAACTTAAAAGCAATATAATAAGTTTGGGTCAGCTGGATGAGAGTGGAAATAAGGTAGTTATTGAAAATGGTATAATGAAAGTTTATGATAAAGCCCGGAGCTTAATTATCATGGTGAACAGGCAATCTAATAGATTGTATGTAGCGAAGCTGAGTCTTGCAAAGCAGGTGTGTTTAATGGCGAAAATTGAAGATGAAGGATGGCTCTGGCATGCTCGGTATGGCCATCTGAATTTCCACTCATTGAGACAATTAACTAACAGAAGATTGGTAGAGGGGTTGCCGAAAATAACCCAAGTTAATCAGTTCTGTGATGGATGTTTAATTGGGAAGTTGCACAGAATTCCTTTTCCACGAACAGCAAATTATCGTGCAAAGGAACCGCTGGACCTCATTCATGGAGATTTGTGTGGACCGATTTCTCCAACAACATTTGGAGGTAacagatattttttattattggtaGATGATTTTTCTCGTTTCATGTGGGTGTTCTTTTTGAAGTATAAGAGTGAAACGCTAGTTGTGTTCAAAAAGTTTAAAACCAGTGTTGAGGTAGAAAAGGGCAAGAAGATTAAAAGTTTCAGGACAGATCGAGGAGGAGAATTTGTGTCCACTGCCTTCAAAGAATTTTGTGAAAAGGAAGGCTTGAAGAGGTTCCTTACAGCACCATACTCGCCACAACAAAACGGTGTGGTGGAAAGGCGAAATCAGACAGTTGTGGAAATGGCCAGGTGCATCCTAAAGAGCAAGGAGATGCCCGCAAAATTTTGGGGAGAAGCTGTTAAAACTGCAGTCTACATCTTGAACAGATCACCAACGAAAGCTGTTGAAATAGGTACTCCATATCAAGCTTGGTATGACAAGACACCAAAGGTTCATCACTTTAAAATCTTTGGTTGTCTTGCTCATGTCAAAAATATCACTACACATCTTCCTAAACTTGCTGATAGCAGTATAAAGACAGTTATGTTGGGATATGAAGAGGGTAGCAAAGCCTATAGACTACTAGATCCATTGAAGAACATAATAATTGTGAGTAGAGACGTGGTGTTTGAAGAGGAGAAGCAGTGGTCTTGGAATAAAAACTCAACTGGCGTTGAAAAAGAAAGTGGAACGTTCACTGTTCATTTTTCAGAAAAACAGAGTAGAACAGAGGAGGAAAACAGCGAACAAATCGAAGTTGATCAAGGTGAAAGACAAACAGAGTCATCATCGTCAACTTCGACAACGCCAGAAATCACTACATCAGCTTCATCCTCAAGCTCATCAACACCGAAAAAGTTCAGATCTATAGAAGATATTTATAGAGAGCTGAACGAAGCAGAAGAGGCAGTCGTTGGTCTTTGTTTTCTTTCTATAGAAGAGCCAACCTCATATGAGGAAGCTTCTAAGAACGAAAACTGGGTAGATGCAATGAAATCAGAAATTTTTTCAATTGAAAAGAACGGTACTTGGGAGCTTGCAGATTTGCCGAAGAATCAAAAGGCAATTGGAATGAAATgggtttttaagttaaaaagaaaTCCAGAAGGGAAGATTGTGAAGCACAAGGCGAGACTTGTGGCGAAGGGATATGCACAGCAGTTTGGTGTAGATTATGGCGAAGTCTTTGCACCAGTGGCCAGATTAGAAACAGTACGTCTAATTTTGGCATTTGCAGCAATGAAGAACTGGGATGTACATCACATGGATGTAAAGACAGCCTTTCTGAATGGCGATTTAAAAGAGGAGGTGTACGTTGTTCAGCCAGAAGGATTTGTTGATAAAGAAAATCCAAATAAGGTATTAAAACTCTATAAAGCCTTGTATGGATTAAAACAGGCTCCTAGAGCCTGGAATTTTAAACTTGATCAGAGTTTGCAGTTTCTTGGTTTTATTAGATGTCCACAGGAACATGCACTTTATAAAAGAGTAAATGGAGATGAAATGTTGATGATTGGCACATATGTGGATGATCTAATTATAACTGGCtcaaataaaaaagttatagCTCAATTTAAGAAGGAAATGCAGAAGCAATTCGAGATGAGTGACCTCGGATTATTGAGCTATTATTTGGGCATAGAAGTACGTCAGAATAGTGATTCAATCACTCTATGTCAGGCTGGTTATGCAAAGAAAATACTGGAGAAGCTAGGATTGGGGGAGTGTAATTCTTGTTCAATTCCCATGGAGCCGAAAGTGAAGATGAGCAAGCATGGGAATGGAGAACCTGAAGTTGATAAAACTCTCTATAGAAGTGTGATAGGAAGTCTACGCTATCTGGTTAATACACGGCCTGATATAGCCTACTCTGTTGGAGTTGTGAGTAGATACATGGAGGCACCTACAACCTCACATCTTGCAGCAGTAAAGCAGATTTTGAGGTATATTAAAGGTACTCTGAATTTTGGTTGTATCTATAGCAAGAAACTGTCAAATTTGGAGTTAGTAGGATTTAGTGACAGTGATATGGCTGGCGATATTGATGATCGGAAAAGTACAACTGGTGTATTGTTTTATTTGGGTGAAAATCCTATAACCTGGGTATCACAGAAGCAGAAGGTGGTAGCCTTGTCATCTTGTGAAGCTGAATACATAGCTGCCACGGCTGGTACTTGTCAAGGAGTTTGGTTGAGCAGAATTTTAAGAGATATTAGTCAACAACAGGTGAAACCGAAGCTTAATGTAGATAATAAATCGGCAATAGCGTTGGCTAAAAATCCAGTCTATCACGATCGAAGTAAGCATATCGATACCAGGTTCCATTTTATCCGTCAATGTGTTCAATCTGAAGTTATTGAGCTAGAGTATGTAAATACAAATGAACAGTTAGCGGACATTCTGACCAAGCCGTTAGCAAAACAACGGTTCTTGGAGTTGAGGGAGAAAATTGGTCTGAAGAAGATTGAGACAGTATAGCCAACAAGTTTAGGGGAGTGAATGTTAGTTATTAAActtgttttgtttattttatttgctgTCATAAGCTTCTGCTAAAAAATTGCAGCAGTAAGCatttagttttatttgtttgttatttCTCCATAATGTTAGGATTAGTTTGTTATGAggttgaactagtttttaggaaGTGGAATTAGTGGAAGTAGTGATAGCTGAATTATAGCAGAACCtgttttgtttttctattatataaaGAAAACGGTGTCAGTTGCATTGGTGCAACACACCACAAAAAGATTGAAAATATTGAGAGTCTTTGCTTGttctttatttctatttttgctAACAACCACCTGCTAAAGGTATCTTATAAAGACCTTTATCAAGCAACAGAAGGGTTCTCTTCTACAAATTTAATTGGTTCAGGGAGCTTTAGCTCTGTGTATAAAGGATTTCTACCTCAAGTTGAAAGACAAGTAGCTATTAAGGTACTCAACCTCGAGCAAACGGGTGCCATTAAGAGCTTCATGGCTGA
This genomic window contains:
- the LOC122722369 gene encoding probable LRR receptor-like serine/threonine-protein kinase At3g47570; translation: MKFNKPRNFYALVYLLVFLFFSLNFGCLRANASSGKEIDQLALHKFKQGIISDPYGVFNSWNNSLHFCNWTGITCGRRHQRVTSLVLEGHNLVGSISPHIGNLSFLRFINLQNNSFYGEIPQQVGKLFRLQEFLLANNSLQGEIPYNLTRCSQLKMIYLQLNNLTGKIPAEVGYLTKLEMIQLSRNNLVGEIPPSVGNLSSLMIFAVMFNNLEGSIPIELGRLKSLNIFAVGVNRLSGLIPPSLFNITSLTYLAVTNNQLTGNLPDNICFTLPNLQNVVIGGNYFSGPIPNSLSNASQLLRVDFSSNNFVGRVPSNLGNLQSLLWLNFELNNLGNNSSNDLFFFTSLTNCSNLETLSIYDNNFGGVLPSSVANFSTSLIRLYLGVNEITGVIPAAIENLANLMALHMNENLFTGFIPSQFGKLQNLQSLFLSYNQLSGQIPSTIGNLTQLSVLVLSGNKLEGSIPSSIRNCQHLYSLYVAENRLSGELPKEVLGLSSLSKSLNLSLNSFSGNLPTEVGKLKNVNMLDISENNLSGEIPKAIGDCVSLEYLYMRGNFFQGTIPSSLASLKSLQRLDLSRNNLSGQIPKDLQEIPYLHLLNLSFHDLEGELPKRGVFANVSALSLIGNNKLCGGVPELGLPDCPTGIMKKVKFHAIKLLVIIACVVLFVLLILILFLILWMRKLRTKPSFAPLETNHLLKVSYKDLYQATEGFSSTNLIGSGSFSSVYKGFLPQVERQVAIKVLNLEQTGAIKSFMAECNALGNVRHRNLVKLITCCSSLDYKSNTFKALILEYMGNGSLEKWLHPCESGENQPRSLTLLQRLDIAIDVASALHYLHDLCDKPTIHCDIKPSNVLLDDDMVAHVSDFGLAKLFTTNDDSSLSQTSTIGIKGTIGYVAPEYGIDGLASKEGDVYSFGILVLEMLSERRPTDEIFKRGLNLHDYAKAALPKRVLQIVDPTLLPIERSSEEYEDDEIVEAEGTNHHGNLSQCLVSMLEIGVACSKESPMQRMNMADVIKKLHLIKKTFLDTRIFKSRAKEKVIERCLSFQD